One Stratiformator vulcanicus genomic window, CTGGATGACGATGGTCATCACGCTTGCGGCGCTCGTGCAGTTCGTCAGCGGCAACGTGATCGAACCGAAAATCATGGGCGAATCGGCCGACCTGCATCCGATCGTCATCCTCTCCGCGTTGATGTTGTGGGGAACGATTTGGGGGTTGATGGGGATGTTCCTCGCAACGCCGATTACTGCCGGAATTAAAATTGCACTTGCTCGGAATCGACGGACCCGCTCAGTCGCCGACTTTATGGCCGGTCGATGGGACGCGTTTGACAAGTCGAGTGAAAGCAGTGAGTCCGCCACGTCCCTTGTATCCGCGGATTAACGAATTGAGGCCTTCATCAACAGTTTTAAGGGGCTGAGTCTTCAGCTGGCTGTCTCACTGCAAATTTTACTTACCGTATGAAAAGGAAAAAGATGTCGTTAAAGTTTAATCCTTCAGCATGTCGACCCGCGACGGCCTTGTGCATCGGGGCACTCTTCGCGGCATCTTGCATCGCCGGTGAAAAGGCCTATACGTCGGCGGACGATGCCCCGTCCAGTATTAAGATTCAAGGCGAGTATGTCGGTACAATCGAGTATGACGACGCACCTTTGAGGTTGGGCGTACAAGTCGTCGCGCTCGGCAATCAGAAGTTCAAATTTACTGTCTGTCCCGGCGGGCTTCCCGGCGCGGGATTTGTCGGTACTGACAAACTGGAAACGGAAGGCATTCTAGAAGAGGGTAAAATCAAATTCGGCGACGATGAGAAAAGCGGTGTGTGGGAAAAAGGGAAAATCGCCTGCTACCTCGGCGACAAGAGCGTCGGCACACTTGATCGGATCGAACGGGAAAGCGAGACGCTCGGTAAGGCACCGCCCGAAGGCGCCGTCGTACTGTTCGATGGAACGTCGACCGATGCTTGGAAAAATGCTTCCATGACCGAAGACGGCTTGCTGAATGTCGGAACGACTTCAAAGCAAAAATTCGGCGATCACTCGGTTCACTTGGAATTCCGCACGCCCTACATGCCGGCGTCTCGCGGGCAGAAACGGGGCAACAGCGGCGCTTATCTGCTGGGCCGCTATGAAGTGCAAGTCCTTGATTCGTTCGGATTGGAAGGTAAAGACAACGAGTGCGGCGGGATTTACAAGGTCTCGAAGCCGCGGATGAGTATGTGTTTCCCTCCTCTAACTTGGCAGACTTACGATATTGACTTTAAGGCCCCGCGCTTCGACGACGCTGGCATGAAGACCGAAGACGCGAGAATAACTGTCCGCCACAATGGCGTCTTAATTCACAATGATATCGCCGTGCCCAAGATTACGCAGGGGGGGCGCGGAAGCGAAGAAGTTCCGACCGGCCCGCTCTACCT contains:
- a CDS encoding 3-keto-disaccharide hydrolase translates to MSLKFNPSACRPATALCIGALFAASCIAGEKAYTSADDAPSSIKIQGEYVGTIEYDDAPLRLGVQVVALGNQKFKFTVCPGGLPGAGFVGTDKLETEGILEEGKIKFGDDEKSGVWEKGKIACYLGDKSVGTLDRIERESETLGKAPPEGAVVLFDGTSTDAWKNASMTEDGLLNVGTTSKQKFGDHSVHLEFRTPYMPASRGQKRGNSGAYLLGRYEVQVLDSFGLEGKDNECGGIYKVSKPRMSMCFPPLTWQTYDIDFKAPRFDDAGMKTEDARITVRHNGVLIHNDIAVPKITQGGRGSEEVPTGPLYLQNHGNPVHYRNVWVVETPQG